A segment of the Synechococcus sp. CBW1002 genome:
TTACGGAAGGCAATCTGTCGCCACATGATCTCCTGGTAACTGAACAGCTCACCAGGCCTGTAGCAGAGCCGATTCCCCTGCTCGTCCACCAGCTCCACGATGCCGCGGCGCACGGCATAAATCGCATCGGCCATCCGACCGCGCGTAAAGATGTGGGCCCCGGTGGGGAAGGTGAAGATCTCGCAATCGACCTGATCTGCCATCAGGGCGATCGGAGAGGGAGCAGCGGGTGTCGTGACCAATCTGGTCACCTCCTGGTTGAAAGGTTCTGATGATTACATTCCTACATCCGCAGGCGCCACAACGGCAGCGGAGAACACCAAGCAAAGATCTTGAACGGGCCGATCAGGGCTTTCGGAGGCTGCAGTCTGCCCAGCTTCAGGCTTCCAGCCTCTGGGACTCGTCAGGCTCCATGGACAGACAGAGCTGGCGGCTGGGGACATGGCTGAAGCGTGTCGCCATGCCGGACGAACCTGCGCCCTCAGGGCCCATGCCGGGCAACCGGGGTGGACGGGCTGTCCAGTGATGGCACCAGAGGTCTCCGGACAGATCGGGATGGATGGACAGGCGACGCAGCTTGCACCAGCCCATCTCATCGCCACGGGGAGGCGTGCAGTGGCGACAGCTGCGGCAGCTGGAACGCTGACCCATCGGAAACCCATCAAGGGGCCCAAGGTAAAGAGGTCACGGAAGGATCGCCAGGCAAACAG
Coding sequences within it:
- a CDS encoding Crp/Fnr family transcriptional regulator — its product is MTRLVTTPAAPSPIALMADQVDCEIFTFPTGAHIFTRGRMADAIYAVRRGIVELVDEQGNRLCYRPGELFSYQEIMWRQIAFRNDAIARTPVEVLRLERLRFLNLLHNHPTLAVMLLGQQHDRLREQRTSGTCCY